Within Bacteroidota bacterium, the genomic segment GTTATCACTTGCTTTTGCCTTCGGCTTCCTCCGCACAATGCCTCGCAACATTGCACTTGCTTTCAGCTAACACTTCGCGTTATCAACGTGTGTTCGGGACTTGCACCCTATAGTAAAAGAACATGGATGGCGCACAATAAAATGCTCTCCGAACTTTCGGAGCGCATTCTCTATTTTATAACGATTATTTTATCAATAGTAAATACTTCACCAGTTACTTTTATTTCATAAATATATATTCCGTTTTGTAATACTGCATCGCTGATAGAGAGTGTATGACTTCCTTCAGTTAAGATATACGCTCTTATTTTATTGCCTATTGCATCATAAATTATCATTTGCCCATTTTTACCCTTGCCCAACTCGTATTCTATTTGCATTGAACCATTATTGGGATTCGGATATACTTTACTAAATACAGTATTGCCCATGTTATTAGCAACGCTGTAATTTTCTTCATTAAATTCTATTCGGCTGCCTGAATTAGCAGGGTCTATTCCAAGCATAACTCTCGCGCTGTAAACTGCGTCTCCAAACTCAAGTGGTTCTTGCAAGGCAATGGTTAGAAGTGCAGCAGAGTCGGCAGAACTAAACTCAAGTATTCCCTGCGCCCATGTGTTGAGATAAATCCTGTTTACAGTTTTGCTGTTCGCATCCAGCGCATTGGTATCAATAATTGTATTGTTAATGTTTATTGCGTCATTGATATGCCCGTTTGCAATGGTATCATTGATGAGCCCTAATTTGCCAAGGTTGGAAGCCATCATCTTTGCATAAAAATTCTGGAACAGTGTATCGTCAGGATTATTCTGATGCATCCACTGTGGATTTTCTCTCAGTGTTTTTAATGCGTATTTGTGTTCAAGAGTTAAATTCTGCGCTATGAGAGAAACATAATTATTCTGCTGCGCTACAATTCTTCTTAACATGCCGCGCTGCGCCTGAGCAGGAACTTTGAACTGAACACAAATATCATTGTTGGTTGTTAAAGTAGCAGTATTCCCAGCTCCAAATAAACTACCAAGTTGCATGCCACCAGATGTAGGTAGAGGCGCATTATCAAACCACCATATTATCGGCTTGATATTACCACCCAAATCAGAACTAATGCTTCCTGTCCACACATTGGCAGTGGGTCTTGGATTAAAAGGGAAAGTGGCATCTCGTATCTGGTCGCCCACTGCTGCGGAAAAACCGGGACCAGGTCCATCAAAATTAAAACCGTAGTAGCAAGAATTAAGATTGTTGCAAGCCAAGGTACTAGGGTTGCACATTCCAAATATGTATCCGCCTGAACCAAATTTTGTTATGGTGTTGTAGCTGCCAACAATACAACCCAAACTATTTTCTACATTGATGCCGAGCAATGTTTTTGTCATTGCAAATGTTGGAGTTACCACAGGGACAGCATTTTGTGTAATTGTATTTTGCTTCACTTTCACATTGCTGCAACCCTGCAAACGAATTCCGTAATGAGGAGTTGCCGCAGTATAAAAAGATGCTTGCTTGGAAATCGTAATTGTATTTGTAACAGCTAATGGCATTGCAGTTACCGGACCAGAAACATTTATCATCCATATTCCTGTGCGCTGGTTGGCAATGACATTATCCTGTATGGTAAGATTCATGTTTGGAATTACTCCATTGGCAACATATATTCCTGTAGTGGCGCTGGTAACTGTGGTGCAGGGCTGATTAATTGTATTGTTTAAAATAGTAGCGCTGGCGTTAAACACATCCGTACACCTTATTGCATACGCAAGCGGAGCAGCGCAAGTAGTATTATTAAAAGTGTTTGCAGAAATATCAATCATGCTGTTCGGACAGGTTACTACTCCCGCGCCTATATATACGTTATTCTGAAATGTATTACGCAGTATGGAAATGTTAGGCATGAAGTTTTGCACCACCACTCCAAATCCGCAATTAGTGCTTGGATTAGTGCTGGTAAAAGTATTTGCCATCAAACCGATGCCACCCACTGTAACGCCCATAGGAGGAGCAGGAGGTAAAAATTTACCGCCCACCGCATAAACGCTGATGCCATCAGGAGGATTTCCGAAAACATTTGTAGTGTTAATGTTTTGAAATGTGTTGTTGTACACAAATATTCTTGAAGCAGTAGCGTAAATACCATAATCCATGTTATCAAAAGTATTTGTGTTGCCCGGAGTTGCAACGCCAACATTTATTCCTGCAACTTTATTTATCTGAACGCCAATATTGGTTCTCGGTAAAGCCGACTTGCACTGGCTGTTTACGATGTAAGACAGTAAGGGAGGGGTGCCGATTAATTTGCTTTTCTTTATGGTGCCTGTGTGCGTTACCGAATAAGTATTCACCACCATGTCAATATTATTTCGTTGCAGCAGCGTATTTCTAATCTGATAATCTCCTCCATTGTTCGATACAACAGCATTCTTCGCATCCTGAATAGTGGTTTGCATAAGTCCGGTGGAGTTGGTAATCAGGTGAGCGGTGCTGCCTGAAATATAAATGCCATCCCACATCACCGAGCAACAAGTGCCTGCTCTTAAAATGGTTTGGTCAGTTGGACCAGAACCGGAACTGGTAAGCGTTAACGATGCCCCCGGATTAATTACGATTTTTGAATCCGGGCTTATGTTAATCTGGCAATTGATGAAATTAATATTAGCATTAACAGTAAATGTTCCATTGATAGTAAATGGAAGGTTGTTTACAGTAAAAGGAGGTCCAGAACCAAACACTGAATAGGTGGATGCCACTGCAAGCACAGATGTATTGCTTGCATCAAACAATGAAATACCTGCGTATATTTTGCAACATGAAAACACCAGCATAGTTCCTGTTGAACTGCACACTCCATTACTTGCTGTTACAGTAATAGAACCTGTTTTACAAGTGGATGGACAAACTGACGATGAAGCAGTACTAAGATTCCAATTCACCGAAACGCTTGTTCCTGTAGCGGGTGGCACAATAGTGCCTCCACTAACCGCCCAGCTATATGAAACACCGGCAACAGGAGTTACTGAATAAGTAGAACTCGGCTGAGAGCAATCATTCGGATTACCGACTATGACTGGGACAGTAGGAGTTGTTCCTACGCTTACATTTACTGCATCCGTGTTCGTGCAGCCAAAATTATTTGTAACAGTGAGCGTGTAAGTAGTAGTAATTGTTGAGCACGCTTGAGGGTTAGAACAATTCGTACAACTCAATCCCGTTGCAGGCGACCACAAATAGGTTCCGCCACCGCTTCCGCTAAACGTAGGGCATGCCTGACCTATGCAGCGAGTTACATCGGGTCCTGCATTGGCAACGGGATTCGGATTTACGGTGACAGCTACCGTTGCACTTGCCGTGCAGCCGTTTGCACCTGTTGTTGTAACAGTATAAGTTGTAGTTGCCGTTGGACACGCTTGCGGATTAGAACAATTCGTACAACTTAATCCCGTTGCAGGAGACCATGCGTAATTGCCCGCGCTGCTTGCCGCTGCAAGCGTTGCGCACTTTCCGCTGCAAACTGTTTTGTTGCTTCCGACATTTATTATCGGCAATGGTTTTACAAATACAGTTACTATATCAGTTGCAGAGCATCCATTCACGCTTGTTGCTGTAACAGAATAATTAGTGATGGTGGTTGGGCAAACAGTTATTGAAGGTGTAGTTTGTCCTGTGGGAGACCACGAATAAGTTCCACCGCCCGTAGCAGTTAATGTTGCACATGAACTACTGCAAATAGTTTGGTCAGCTCCGGCATTGGCATTTGGAGTAAGATTTACAAAAACAGTTACCGAAGCGATTGCAGTGCATCCGCTTGAATTTGCAACTTGAACAGAATAAGAAGTTGTTGAAGAAGGGGAAACAATGATAGCAGAAGTTGTTGCTCCGGTGTTCCAATAATATACTACTCCCCCGCTTGCTGTAAGCGTTGCGTTTTGTCCTAAGCAAATAGTTTGGTTGTTTGTTGTAATCGTAACCGTTGGTGTCGGATTAACCGTAACCGTTACATGGTCAGATGCCGAGCAACTTCCGGTTCCGGATGGGTCAGTAAATGTTAAAGTATAAACTGTAGTAACAGTTGGACAAACAGTTATTGAAGGAGTAGTTTGTCCTCCCGGAGCCCAGTAATATATTCCGCCAAAAACAGGGGTGCATGTAGGACCTAATGTTGTGCAGTATCCATTACATGCAAGCGTTACATCTGTTCCCGCATTAGCCAAATCATTCATATTATATAAAGCAAAGTCATCAAATGCCATTCTTTTACTTGGGGATGAAGAACGCATAACAGCAAATCTGTCAATAGTTGATAAAGTTGATTGTGAATATGCAGTTAAATCTACACAAAGAGAATATCGCGTCCAAATTCCAATTGGAGCAATAGAAGGGGAAATGCTTCCTAAGGGTATAGAAGCGCCAGTTGAAGAAGAAATTAATTGCATACAAATAGCAGGGACTATGTTTCCACACACCATTGGCGCTGCATAAAATTCTAAATAATATTCAAGGGGTGAAAGAGGTAATAGTTCTGCACTCATCTGTTCACGGTCAGCGCCTTCGTATAGTGAAGCGTATCTCCTTCCTGTAACATTAGTCAGAGAATTAGGAGTAGAATTTACATTTACTTGTCCATTGCTGGCAAAATTAAATGGAATACTAACTCCCTGTTGTCCAGCGCAACCCAACGTATAACTACCAAGTGGTGAAAGGATATCAAATAAGTCGGGAGAGTTAGTGCCCTGTAAATTGCAAGTACCTGTTGTATAATCAGCTATCCAGCATTCAGCATAAGAATTTCCTATACCATTGGCAGCCGTTGGAACAGTTCCCGATTCAAAATCTCCGTTTTTAATGTAATTATTAATGGAATTACAGTTATGCACACTCGAAGAACTGCAGGTATATGGCGGCAAGACAAACACACATACATTTATGTTGTTTGTCGCACCAGTTATTTTAAGAAAATAATTATTGCCTTTTGTGAATCCAGAAGCGTTAAGTTCTAATACTGTAGTGTCTCCTTGCACACCTCCATTATTTGCGCTTGCACTCGCAAAAAGTTGAAGTCCATTACATGTTCCTGAAAATACCTTTATAGAATCAATGTTTCCATTGTTCTTTTGGGCGGTTATTTTCATGTGTACTGAATCCGCCACAAACCTGAACCACATCACGCTGTCGCTCATCGTAATATTATTCATGCAGGTATCGCCTCGTCCTAAATCAATCGCGCATCCGCAGGTGCTGCCGAATAAAATCAATTGTTTATCGGGCGTTGTTCCAATCGTATCGCGGGAGTTAACAAGGCAAACGCTGTCCGCGCTCATCAGCCGCGCATCTTTTGCTGATATATCCTTCGAGCAGCAGATCGTTCCATTTGCCAGAATGTTTCCGCAAATCACCGCGCTGTCTTTCACGGCAACCGATGAATCAACATTGAAAAAAACATTTTCGGCTTTCACGCCTCCGATTAATATCAGTTGCGAGCCCGCGTCAAAAGTGAGTTTGCCCGTAACATTAAAAATAAATATAGAGGCGCTGTCGCCCGTTAAGGTGATGGTTCCGTTTAAGGAAAGGGAGGAACTGAAATTACGCACCCCCGCTGTAAGCGTAGTATTGCTCAACGTAACAGCGTTCACAGTTTGCGCGGGCTGAGCCGAATCAAGGCGGCTGCGCACTATATTAAAACTGTCGAGCGCACGCTGCGTAACGCAAATGCTTCCCTGCAAAGTGGTGTCTTTCGGTCTTATAGTAGAGTCAACTGTTCCTATCGCGCCAACGGTTCCTTTCACGTTGGTGGCACTATCTGCAGTGACCGATGTGCCTGATAAAATACTAAAAGAATTTAATGGTTCTGAGAGCGTGACAGTTTGCGCCAGAATAAAATTATGAGAGAAGAAGATGGCAATGACGAAGGAGAAGATATTTTTCATGTTCAATTTTTTTATGTCCTGACATTTACAGTCAGAACTGGTTAAACATTTTGATTTCTTCTTTCTCCGCCCGCTAAAGAGAGTAAGAAAAAACCGTTAATTAAAATTTAATTTCATATAAATGTAAAATTGGTTTTTCATAAGGATAGGACAAATGTAGAATTATCGTAATACAAAACAAAGTATTATGAAAAATATTTTTTATGCCTTGGGCAAGATTATTGGTGAAATGAATTCACTTCCCTTTCACTCCATACGCGGTTGTTGTTTTCTTCAAAGTCTCCGGCTGATTTGTGCGCGTATTCGCAGGAGTAGATGTTTCTTTGGTCATAACTTTTCCCTTTGTTTCTGATTCTGAAAATTTTCTGTAGGTTGACGAGACCTGCAAAACATACAAGCAGAGCAAGACAAATATGATCATGTTGAGTTTCATGGTTTGAATTTTATTCTGTAAACTCAATTACATATCCGCTTACTGTAATTGTCTTTTTGAAGAAAAACAGATATACATAAGTGAAATGGGTTTCAATGGATAAGTTAATCAATGCTTTTGAACTGCCTATAAGATTTGCATTGCTGAACATATTTAATTTGGCTCGTTCAATAAGAGCTTTGTTCGAAATTCCCCCTATGCCGAAAACATAAACTGCGGAAGAAGTCCCCGCAACTTTATCCGTAACTTTAAAATTCTTTTTACTGAGTTCTACATTTGTATTAGTAGCGGCTACGTTTGTAATCACCGCTTGATGCACTCCGCAGGATGAAAGAAATAGAGGAAATGATGTTGCAAGCAAAAAATGTTTAAATGATTTCATTCGTTCTTATTATAAATAAAACTGGTATCCGATATTGAATAAAACATCACCGTATCCGCCAGAAAAGTTTCTATCCTGCCAATCCCCCAATTTTATAAACGATGCCTCTGTCACGTCATAATATTTGGACTCGCCTCTTCCATAAATCGGAATTAATAAACCAGAATCAAAATAAATCCTTCCTTGCCCCAGATTTATTTCTCCACCAAGTATTAGTTGGCCCGAGAAACTATTTATTTTAGAAACCATCGTATATTTTGCATAATCAACTATATCTCCAGTGAGCGCATCTATTAAAGTGTATTCAAAATTTTCTGATGCTTTGCGATGTGAGTAACCACAGGCAACAGATATATAAAACCCCACTCTTTCATCTTGTGAACTGTTTTTACCATAAAGAACAGTAGCGGGCATCACATTAAGCATATATCCACCTTTAAAATCATAATGGTATTTTTCATATCCCATTTGATAAGATTCATCTCTTTTTTTGCTTATCATTTGGAATGATGCACGAAAACCTATATTTGCTCTATGAGTTATATCGGCATCAAATTTCAAATTAGCGCCCGTTCTGTTTTCTTCGTGTCCAAAATTTGAAATTGATATTATTGGCCCTAATCCAAGAAAAGTTTTTTTCTCAAAAATATTATTTGCAGTGTCTTTCATTTCTTCTTGTACTGGTGGCGGAAGCGGAGGGGCAACTGGAATATCCCGCGCTTTTATGAATAAAGGATGAAGCATCATTCCAACAAAAAATATTTTATTTATTGCTTTCATTTCATGCAGTTCATTCAATAATCGGCTCAAACCTCCAGAGATTCCAATTCCCTCCGCGGTTTGAACGAAAGTAGATGTACTTTCCGTCATAACTCCATGCAGGGCTATCGTCCCATGAGCCATTTGTAGTAAGTTGTGTTTTATCGGTTGCATCGCTGCGCATCATCCATATATCAAAATTATTGTTGCCTCTTAAATCTTTCCCCTCATCCGAAGAAAACACGATCCATTTTCCATCGGGCGACCATTTGGCTTGGATGATATCGTAAGTTGAGTTTTGAGAAAACTGCGTTTCGTTTGTGCCGTCTAATTTCATTGTCCAGATTTGCTTGGGATGAATTGATTTGCTTCCTCTTTGAATAAGAGATTTTTTATCCTCTTTCAGAAATAAAATTGTTTGTCCATCAGGTGATACTTCCGGATTTTGTCCTTCTTTCAGTTGAGTGGGCAGGTTGCCAGTTTCAGTTATCGTCCACACTTGCGGTTCGCTTGCCGTTGGCGGATTTGAAGTATAGGCAACTAAGTTTCCTAGTGGAGAAACTGACAAAGCGTAATCTTCCGCTTGTGTGTTGGTAATGCTTGTAATGCCCCCGCCTCCCAGCGCGTTGATTTTATAAACATTTGGATTCTGGCTTATGCGGTTGGAAGAAAAATAAATGTACTTGCCTCCCGGAGAAAAAGCCGGGAATAAATCGAGTTTATTTCCGTTGGTTATTTTCGTTCTTGAAGGAGAACCAACATCCTGCTTCCAGATATTGCTGTGAAAAGTTCCCTGTTCGTCTTTGGTATAGATGTAATAAATGAGGTGAACATCAGTTGGAGAAATAACGGGAGCGCCAATTTGTAAGGTCATTTCCTCATTGCTTGTTATCCGCTGAACGCTTTTCACCGTAGGCGATCTTTCAAGAGGTTCAAGATATGCCAATGATTTTGTGATTACCTTATTTAATTTTACTCCCGCGCTTCCCGCAATGGGTTCAAAGGATACGAGTTCAATCGTGATGACATCTTTTGGTTTTAACTTGATAAAAAAACTTCGGTTTGTTTTTCGAAAATCCTTTTTCCGATTAAATCTTGTATAGAAAGTAGTATCCACATATCCGTCTTTTGTAATTTGAATATATGCCGATGTTTTTCCGCCTTTGAATTTAATTGTATCCTTTCGAGGTGATATTCCCTTGTATTTGTTGTCAATAAAAACATTTGCCTGCGGAGGATTGGTGCGGATGTCTATAAATTGCGTGGGAGTGCAGCTAAGCAGTAATCCGATAAAAAGGAACAGGGGAAGCGCGGGAAATAAAGTTGTTGTTTTCATGCTTCCCATATGTTTGTTTATTACAAAAATAAACATTTTTTCAATCGGTGGTATATGTGCCACCGATTACTTTATGAAATAGTCCGTATTTTAAATATGCAGGAAAATGACAAGTTTCTTAAAGCACTTGGAAAGAATATTGACCGTATCCGAAAAGAGAAAAAAATTTCTTTTCAGGAGATGTCGTATAGGTGCGATATTGAAAAGTCCAATCTTGTAAAGATTGCAAAACACGGAGAGAATATAACTGCAAATACCCTATACAAAATTTCTAAAGGGTTAGATGTTCCGTTGAAAACGATTTTTGATTTTAAGTATTGAACCCGGGTTATCTTGTTATTTCTCTTGTTTTCTTTTTATTTTTTTCTCTTATATTTTCTAACCCCTTTTCTCTAGAAATCATTTTCCCAATCCCATCAATGCCCAATCGTTTAAACCTGTATTTCCTGTTTTCATACCACACTCCCGTCAACTTTCCTCCCCGCTCGTAAGGTCTGAGATTATTTTCCTTCAGCAGTTTTAAAAAATCTTCCGAAGATTTTACTTTTGC encodes:
- a CDS encoding PD40 domain-containing protein, which produces MKTTTLFPALPLFLFIGLLLSCTPTQFIDIRTNPPQANVFIDNKYKGISPRKDTIKFKGGKTSAYIQITKDGYVDTTFYTRFNRKKDFRKTNRSFFIKLKPKDVITIELVSFEPIAGSAGVKLNKVITKSLAYLEPLERSPTVKSVQRITSNEEMTLQIGAPVISPTDVHLIYYIYTKDEQGTFHSNIWKQDVGSPSRTKITNGNKLDLFPAFSPGGKYIYFSSNRISQNPNVYKINALGGGGITSITNTQAEDYALSVSPLGNLVAYTSNPPTASEPQVWTITETGNLPTQLKEGQNPEVSPDGQTILFLKEDKKSLIQRGSKSIHPKQIWTMKLDGTNETQFSQNSTYDIIQAKWSPDGKWIVFSSDEGKDLRGNNNFDIWMMRSDATDKTQLTTNGSWDDSPAWSYDGKYIYFRSNRGGNWNLWRFEPIIE
- a CDS encoding DUF3494 domain-containing protein, translated to MKNIFSFVIAIFFSHNFILAQTVTLSEPLNSFSILSGTSVTADSATNVKGTVGAIGTVDSTIRPKDTTLQGSICVTQRALDSFNIVRSRLDSAQPAQTVNAVTLSNTTLTAGVRNFSSSLSLNGTITLTGDSASIFIFNVTGKLTFDAGSQLILIGGVKAENVFFNVDSSVAVKDSAVICGNILANGTICCSKDISAKDARLMSADSVCLVNSRDTIGTTPDKQLILFGSTCGCAIDLGRGDTCMNNITMSDSVMWFRFVADSVHMKITAQKNNGNIDSIKVFSGTCNGLQLFASASANNGGVQGDTTVLELNASGFTKGNNYFLKITGATNNINVCVFVLPPYTCSSSSVHNCNSINNYIKNGDFESGTVPTAANGIGNSYAECWIADYTTGTCNLQGTNSPDLFDILSPLGSYTLGCAGQQGVSIPFNFASNGQVNVNSTPNSLTNVTGRRYASLYEGADREQMSAELLPLSPLEYYLEFYAAPMVCGNIVPAICMQLISSSTGASIPLGSISPSIAPIGIWTRYSLCVDLTAYSQSTLSTIDRFAVMRSSSPSKRMAFDDFALYNMNDLANAGTDVTLACNGYCTTLGPTCTPVFGGIYYWAPGGQTTPSITVCPTVTTVYTLTFTDPSGTGSCSASDHVTVTVNPTPTVTITTNNQTICLGQNATLTASGGVVYYWNTGATTSAIIVSPSSTTSYSVQVANSSGCTAIASVTVFVNLTPNANAGADQTICSSSCATLTATGGGTYSWSPTGQTTPSITVCPTTITNYSVTATSVNGCSATDIVTVFVKPLPIINVGSNKTVCSGKCATLAAASSAGNYAWSPATGLSCTNCSNPQACPTATTTYTVTTTGANGCTASATVAVTVNPNPVANAGPDVTRCIGQACPTFSGSGGGTYLWSPATGLSCTNCSNPQACSTITTTYTLTVTNNFGCTNTDAVNVSVGTTPTVPVIVGNPNDCSQPSSTYSVTPVAGVSYSWAVSGGTIVPPATGTSVSVNWNLSTASSSVCPSTCKTGSITVTASNGVCSSTGTMLVFSCCKIYAGISLFDASNTSVLAVASTYSVFGSGPPFTVNNLPFTINGTFTVNANINFINCQINISPDSKIVINPGASLTLTSSGSGPTDQTILRAGTCCSVMWDGIYISGSTAHLITNSTGLMQTTIQDAKNAVVSNNGGDYQIRNTLLQRNNIDMVVNTYSVTHTGTIKKSKLIGTPPLLSYIVNSQCKSALPRTNIGVQINKVAGINVGVATPGNTNTFDNMDYGIYATASRIFVYNNTFQNINTTNVFGNPPDGISVYAVGGKFLPPAPPMGVTVGGIGLMANTFTSTNPSTNCGFGVVVQNFMPNISILRNTFQNNVYIGAGVVTCPNSMIDISANTFNNTTCAAPLAYAIRCTDVFNASATILNNTINQPCTTVTSATTGIYVANGVIPNMNLTIQDNVIANQRTGIWMINVSGPVTAMPLAVTNTITISKQASFYTAATPHYGIRLQGCSNVKVKQNTITQNAVPVVTPTFAMTKTLLGINVENSLGCIVGSYNTITKFGSGGYIFGMCNPSTLACNNLNSCYYGFNFDGPGPGFSAAVGDQIRDATFPFNPRPTANVWTGSISSDLGGNIKPIIWWFDNAPLPTSGGMQLGSLFGAGNTATLTTNNDICVQFKVPAQAQRGMLRRIVAQQNNYVSLIAQNLTLEHKYALKTLRENPQWMHQNNPDDTLFQNFYAKMMASNLGKLGLINDTIANGHINDAININNTIIDTNALDANSKTVNRIYLNTWAQGILEFSSADSAALLTIALQEPLEFGDAVYSARVMLGIDPANSGSRIEFNEENYSVANNMGNTVFSKVYPNPNNGSMQIEYELGKGKNGQMIIYDAIGNKIRAYILTEGSHTLSISDAVLQNGIYIYEIKVTGEVFTIDKIIVIK
- a CDS encoding helix-turn-helix transcriptional regulator; protein product: MQENDKFLKALGKNIDRIRKEKKISFQEMSYRCDIEKSNLVKIAKHGENITANTLYKISKGLDVPLKTIFDFKY